A stretch of Paenibacillus mucilaginosus 3016 DNA encodes these proteins:
- a CDS encoding PrkA family serine protein kinase, with amino-acid sequence MSLFKKIADHRTETERLAWVGSFAEYVEKLRENPRLAMTAHARVYEMIASQGITEENGRRRYNFFDKEIFGLDSAVEKLVEEYFHSAARRLEVRKRILLLMGPVSGGKSTLVTMLKRGLEQFSRTDAGAVYAIQGCPMHEEPLHLIPHELRPEVEKELGVKIEGNLCPSCQIRLRDEYHGRIEDVLVERVLISEDNRVGIGTFSPSDPKSQDIADLTGSIDFSTITQFGSESDPRAYRFDGELNKANRGIMEFQEMLKCDEKFLWNLLSLTQEGNFKAGRFALISADELIIAHTNESEYKSFIANKKNEALQSRMIVMPIPYNLKVSEEEKIYSKLIQQSDMKHVHIAPHSFRAAAIFSILTRLKESKKQGMDLVKKMRMYDGEEVEGYKEADLKEMQNEYLEEGMSGIDPRYVINRISSALIRHDLEFINALDVLRALKDGLDQHPSITKEERERYLNFISIARKEYDELAKKEVQKAFVYSFDESAKTLFNNYLDNIEAYCNWAKIKDPLTGEEMDPDERLMRSIEEQIGISENAKKAFREEILIRMSSYSRKNRRFDYSSHERLREAIEKKLFADLKDIVKITTSTKTPDGNQLKRINEVIKRLVEEHGYTTASANELLRYVGSLLNR; translated from the coding sequence ATGAGCTTATTCAAAAAAATCGCCGACCACCGCACGGAAACCGAAAGACTGGCTTGGGTTGGTTCCTTCGCCGAATATGTGGAGAAGCTCCGCGAGAATCCGCGTTTGGCCATGACGGCGCATGCACGGGTGTATGAGATGATCGCCTCCCAGGGCATCACGGAGGAGAACGGGCGCCGGAGGTACAATTTCTTCGACAAAGAAATATTCGGTCTGGATTCCGCTGTGGAGAAGCTGGTGGAGGAGTACTTCCATTCCGCCGCCCGCCGCCTCGAAGTGCGCAAGCGGATTCTGCTTCTGATGGGTCCGGTGAGCGGCGGTAAGTCGACGCTGGTGACGATGCTGAAGCGGGGGCTTGAGCAGTTCTCCCGGACCGATGCCGGCGCCGTGTACGCCATCCAGGGCTGCCCGATGCATGAAGAGCCGCTGCATCTCATCCCGCACGAGCTGCGGCCGGAGGTGGAGAAGGAGCTCGGAGTGAAGATCGAAGGCAATCTCTGCCCGTCGTGCCAGATCCGTCTTCGCGACGAGTACCACGGACGCATCGAGGATGTGCTGGTGGAGCGGGTGCTGATCTCCGAGGACAACCGGGTCGGGATCGGGACATTCAGCCCGTCGGATCCGAAGTCCCAGGATATCGCCGACCTTACGGGCAGCATCGACTTCTCGACGATCACCCAGTTCGGCTCGGAATCCGATCCGCGCGCCTACCGCTTCGACGGGGAGCTGAACAAAGCGAACCGGGGCATCATGGAGTTCCAGGAGATGCTGAAGTGCGACGAGAAATTCCTGTGGAACCTGCTCTCCCTGACGCAGGAGGGGAATTTCAAGGCCGGGCGCTTCGCGCTCATCTCCGCCGATGAGCTGATTATCGCGCATACGAACGAATCCGAGTACAAATCGTTCATCGCCAACAAGAAGAACGAGGCGCTGCAGTCCCGGATGATCGTCATGCCGATTCCTTATAACCTCAAGGTGTCCGAGGAGGAAAAGATTTACTCCAAGCTCATCCAGCAGAGCGACATGAAGCATGTGCATATCGCCCCGCATTCGTTCCGCGCCGCGGCGATCTTCTCGATCCTGACCCGTCTCAAGGAATCGAAGAAGCAGGGCATGGACCTCGTCAAAAAAATGCGCATGTACGACGGCGAGGAAGTCGAGGGCTACAAGGAAGCGGATCTCAAAGAGATGCAGAATGAGTATCTCGAAGAGGGCATGTCGGGGATTGATCCGCGCTATGTCATCAACCGCATCTCCAGCGCGCTCATCCGCCACGATCTCGAGTTCATCAATGCCCTTGACGTGCTGCGGGCGCTGAAGGACGGACTCGACCAGCATCCTTCGATCACCAAGGAGGAGCGGGAGCGGTACCTCAACTTCATCTCGATCGCGCGCAAGGAATACGACGAGCTGGCGAAGAAGGAAGTGCAGAAGGCATTCGTGTACTCCTTCGACGAGTCGGCGAAGACGCTCTTCAACAACTACCTCGACAACATCGAGGCGTACTGCAACTGGGCCAAGATCAAGGATCCGCTTACGGGCGAAGAGATGGATCCGGATGAGCGGCTCATGCGGTCGATCGAGGAGCAGATCGGCATCTCCGAGAATGCGAAGAAGGCGTTCCGCGAAGAGATCCTGATCCGGATGTCCTCTTACTCCCGGAAGAACCGGCGTTTCGACTACAGCAGCCACGAGCGTCTGCGCGAGGCGATCGAGAAGAAGCTGTTCGCCGACCTCAAGGATATCGTCAAAATCACGACGTCCACCAAAACGCCGGACGGCAACCAGCTCAAGCGGATCAACGAAGTCATCAAGCGGCTGGTCGAGGAGCACGGCTACACCACGGCTTCGGCCAACGAGCTGCTGCGCTATGTCGGCAGCCTGCTGAACCGGTAA
- a CDS encoding ATP-binding protein, with product MQKIPVIRDKKSSDITIISSDDVVKIECIRDKEFIIHTVSDKYYWAASLEVFEEWLYEEGFRLIDQMNVVNMNHVTGYEPRKGVVTLRTGSSPRYKTASAAWIHGEHIMNVRSLLAKMKELDQGIPPSHEGDELFETVLAQEEDHRFARSYAMIKALYEKKKAELLLEESELRYKSLFEHNPDPICSLNLNGMLTSINPAMFQVIGYSEQELSGGTIEPLILPEHYPRWFQHFQETLNGSTPHYELTFIHKEGYPVEASVLNFPIFVGKQIAGVYMIGQDISDRKRAEEMLIRSEKLSVVGQLAAGVAHEIRNPLTSLKGFVQLLQGKINGYDNYFDIMLEELDRINFIVSEFLVIAKPQSVRFQKKDAGAILQNTLMLMGSQALIHNVDIHTHIDPDLPPILCDENQIKQVFINILNNSVDSMPAEGGQIHIDFGRADHDQVLMRFTDQGCGIPEDRLPRLGEPFYTTKEKGTGLGLMVTFRIIENHGGTLKFHSSLGQGTTVEIFIPAVVPGGTLAV from the coding sequence ATGCAGAAAATCCCAGTCATCCGCGATAAAAAGAGCTCCGACATCACGATCATCTCGTCCGATGACGTAGTCAAGATCGAGTGCATCCGGGACAAGGAGTTCATCATCCATACCGTCTCCGACAAATATTACTGGGCGGCCTCCCTCGAGGTGTTCGAGGAATGGCTCTACGAGGAAGGATTCCGGCTCATCGACCAGATGAACGTGGTCAACATGAACCATGTCACCGGCTATGAACCCCGCAAAGGCGTCGTGACGCTCCGCACCGGCTCCTCCCCCCGATACAAGACCGCTTCCGCCGCATGGATTCACGGCGAGCATATTATGAACGTGCGCAGTCTTCTGGCCAAAATGAAGGAGCTCGACCAGGGCATTCCGCCGAGCCACGAAGGGGACGAGCTCTTCGAAACCGTTCTCGCGCAGGAGGAAGACCACCGCTTCGCCCGGTCCTACGCCATGATCAAGGCCTTGTACGAGAAGAAGAAGGCCGAGCTGCTGCTCGAGGAAAGCGAGCTGCGGTACAAGTCGCTCTTCGAGCACAATCCCGATCCGATCTGCTCCCTGAATCTCAACGGGATGCTGACCAGCATCAATCCGGCCATGTTCCAGGTCATCGGATACTCCGAGCAGGAATTGTCCGGCGGTACAATCGAGCCGCTCATCCTGCCCGAGCATTACCCCCGGTGGTTCCAGCACTTCCAGGAAACCCTGAACGGCTCCACGCCCCATTACGAGCTTACCTTCATCCACAAGGAAGGCTACCCCGTGGAAGCCAGTGTGCTGAACTTTCCGATCTTTGTGGGAAAGCAGATTGCCGGCGTCTACATGATCGGCCAGGACATCAGCGACCGCAAGCGTGCGGAAGAGATGCTGATCCGCTCCGAGAAGCTGTCGGTCGTCGGCCAGCTGGCCGCAGGCGTCGCCCACGAGATCCGCAACCCGCTCACCTCGCTGAAGGGCTTCGTGCAGCTGCTGCAGGGCAAGATCAACGGGTATGACAACTACTTCGACATCATGCTTGAAGAGCTCGACCGCATCAATTTTATCGTCAGCGAATTCCTGGTGATCGCCAAGCCCCAGTCCGTCCGGTTCCAGAAGAAGGACGCCGGAGCCATCCTGCAGAACACCCTGATGCTGATGGGGTCCCAGGCCTTGATCCACAACGTGGACATCCATACCCATATCGACCCCGATCTTCCTCCGATCCTGTGTGACGAGAACCAGATCAAGCAGGTGTTCATCAACATTCTCAATAACTCCGTGGACTCCATGCCTGCCGAAGGCGGCCAGATCCACATCGATTTCGGCCGGGCGGACCATGACCAGGTCCTGATGCGCTTCACCGACCAGGGCTGCGGCATTCCGGAGGACCGTCTCCCGCGGCTTGGAGAGCCCTTCTACACCACGAAGGAAAAAGGCACCGGGCTCGGGCTTATGGTGACCTTCCGGATTATCGAGAACCACGGCGGCACCCTGAAATTCCACAGCTCCCTAGGACAGGGCACCACAGTGGAGATCTTCATCCCCGCCGTCGTGCCGGGCGGAACGCTCGCCGTATAA
- a CDS encoding MATE family efflux transporter, protein MIRQLAAWTQNWKLILTLALPSIISFASGTVTGTINLMMVGGMGALVIAVVGVSNIIAYNAWALCSGFGHSVNYLVAQNYGAGQMDQAVRRTYIALYVGLAAAVLAVLTGWLAPGLILRAMGGSPELVAAGGSYLMYRLYAVACFTLSFILHGFFRGIGDTRTPMVMTIAANVAMIFFTYTLTYGRWGFPELGLSGAGLAVLIGEALGLLGSAYVYFVRLNGRYGTRRRVTVDRGEASLILAESGKLGMQELAMSLAMFVFTMFVTRLGTEALAANEIALNVMGLGFMPAFGFGATATILVGQEIGRGNPLGARRMAGDVAVLGSLFLLVLGTAELVFSTEVARLYTQDQAVYELAGRLIMASAYLQLFDGLLNYYAGGLRGLGDTTFLLRVSLILNWLLFVPLAYGLTFTAGLGSMGAWFSLYAFLAAFAVVLCIRFYRTDWYSVTVKQSPGHGG, encoded by the coding sequence ATGATACGTCAGCTTGCCGCATGGACACAGAACTGGAAATTGATTCTCACGCTTGCCCTGCCTTCGATCATCTCCTTCGCCTCCGGTACGGTCACCGGCACCATCAATCTCATGATGGTCGGCGGGATGGGGGCTCTGGTCATCGCAGTCGTCGGGGTGTCGAACATCATCGCCTACAACGCCTGGGCGCTGTGCTCGGGCTTCGGGCACTCCGTGAACTATCTGGTGGCCCAGAACTACGGGGCCGGGCAGATGGACCAGGCCGTGCGCCGTACCTACATCGCGCTGTACGTGGGGCTCGCCGCCGCGGTGCTGGCCGTGCTCACCGGGTGGCTGGCTCCCGGCCTGATCCTGCGGGCGATGGGGGGCTCGCCGGAGCTGGTCGCGGCGGGCGGCAGCTATCTGATGTACCGGCTGTATGCGGTCGCCTGCTTCACCCTGAGCTTCATCCTGCACGGCTTCTTCCGGGGCATCGGCGATACCCGTACGCCTATGGTGATGACGATCGCCGCCAATGTCGCGATGATCTTCTTCACCTATACGCTGACCTACGGCCGCTGGGGCTTCCCGGAGCTCGGGCTCTCCGGTGCGGGCCTGGCGGTGCTGATCGGCGAAGCCCTGGGACTTCTCGGCAGCGCTTACGTGTATTTCGTCCGCCTGAACGGACGCTATGGCACCAGACGCCGGGTGACGGTCGACCGGGGGGAGGCCTCTCTCATCCTCGCGGAGAGCGGCAAGCTCGGCATGCAGGAGCTGGCTATGTCCCTCGCGATGTTCGTGTTCACGATGTTCGTCACCCGTCTAGGCACCGAAGCGCTTGCGGCCAATGAGATCGCCCTTAACGTCATGGGGCTTGGCTTCATGCCGGCCTTCGGCTTCGGAGCGACGGCCACCATCCTCGTCGGACAGGAGATCGGTCGGGGGAATCCGCTGGGGGCCCGGCGCATGGCCGGGGATGTGGCCGTCCTCGGCAGCCTGTTCCTGCTCGTGCTGGGCACGGCGGAGCTTGTCTTCTCCACCGAGGTCGCCCGGCTCTACACCCAGGATCAGGCGGTCTATGAGCTGGCCGGACGGCTCATCATGGCCTCGGCCTATCTCCAGCTGTTCGACGGCCTGCTCAATTATTATGCGGGCGGGCTGCGCGGCCTCGGCGATACGACGTTCCTGCTCAGGGTGTCGCTGATCCTGAACTGGCTGCTCTTCGTTCCGCTGGCCTACGGCCTGACCTTTACGGCGGGCCTTGGGAGCATGGGCGCCTGGTTCTCGCTCTATGCCTTCCTGGCCGCCTTCGCCGTGGTCCTGTGCATCCGGTTTTACCGCACCGACTGGTATTCGGTTACGGTCAAGCAGAGTCCGGGCCACGGCGGCTGA
- the galE gene encoding UDP-glucose 4-epimerase GalE, translated as MSILVTGGAGYIGSHTCVELLNAGQSIVVVDNLSNSKMESLERVRELTGRDFRFYEIDLLDKDKLGSVFAENEIEAVIHFAGLKAVGESVAQPLRYYENNITGTLNLCEQMQKHDVKKLVFSSSATVYGMSEQVPITEASPLSATNPYGRSKLIIEEILRDLHVSDPSWSIALLRYFNPIGAHASGRIGEDPNGIPNNLLPYISQVAVGKLQELRVFGSDYPTVDGTGVRDYIHVCDLAAGHLKAVDKVRSTTGVEAYNLGTGKGYSVLEVIRAFEEASGQKVPYAIVDRRPGDVAVCYADPAKAREELQWTAQRGIEEMCADAWRWQTGNPKGY; from the coding sequence ATGTCTATTCTGGTTACCGGCGGAGCCGGCTATATCGGCAGCCATACCTGTGTCGAGCTTCTTAATGCAGGACAGTCCATCGTCGTCGTCGACAACCTGTCGAACAGCAAGATGGAATCCCTTGAGCGGGTGCGCGAGCTGACCGGCCGGGATTTCCGCTTCTACGAGATCGACCTGCTGGACAAGGATAAGCTCGGCAGCGTCTTCGCCGAGAATGAAATCGAAGCGGTGATTCACTTCGCCGGCCTCAAGGCCGTCGGGGAATCCGTCGCCCAGCCGCTGCGCTATTACGAGAACAACATCACCGGCACGCTGAACCTGTGCGAGCAGATGCAGAAGCACGACGTGAAGAAGCTTGTCTTCAGCTCCTCGGCCACCGTCTACGGCATGTCGGAACAGGTGCCGATCACGGAAGCCTCACCGCTCTCCGCTACGAATCCCTACGGCCGTTCCAAGCTCATCATCGAAGAGATTCTGCGCGACCTGCATGTCTCCGACCCGTCGTGGAGCATTGCCCTGCTCCGCTACTTCAATCCGATCGGAGCCCATGCCAGCGGAAGAATCGGAGAAGACCCGAACGGCATCCCGAACAATCTCCTCCCTTACATCAGCCAGGTAGCCGTAGGCAAGCTCCAGGAGCTTCGCGTCTTCGGCAGCGACTATCCGACCGTCGACGGCACCGGGGTGCGCGACTATATTCACGTCTGCGACCTGGCTGCAGGCCACCTGAAAGCCGTGGACAAAGTACGCTCCACGACGGGCGTGGAGGCTTACAACCTCGGCACCGGCAAGGGCTACAGCGTGCTGGAGGTCATCCGCGCCTTTGAAGAGGCCTCCGGACAGAAGGTGCCGTATGCGATCGTCGACCGCCGCCCCGGCGATGTGGCCGTCTGCTATGCCGACCCGGCCAAAGCCCGCGAGGAGCTGCAGTGGACCGCGCAGCGCGGCATCGAAGAGATGTGCGCCGACGCGTGGCGCTGGCAGACGGGTAATCCGAAGGGCTACTAG
- a CDS encoding class I SAM-dependent methyltransferase, with translation MNKKAANIWNAGHYDEKIRYVSRLGQSLIGMLQPAAGERILDIGCGTGDLAWEIAKSGAHVTGIDSSEAMIAQAAAKYPALQFRCDDAQTFRLQAGEAPYDALFSNAALHWIRRPAEAAEAMALALRPGGRLVVEFGGCGNIAAIYRGIRTALAAAGIDAEERNPWYFPGIGEYASLLEAQGLNVRTAELYDRPTPLGDGERGLRNWLDAFAGMFFSGLSEPQKEAAYARCEEAVREELYRGGEYIADYRRLRITAVKR, from the coding sequence ATGAACAAAAAAGCGGCGAACATTTGGAATGCAGGCCATTATGATGAGAAAATCAGGTATGTTTCCCGGCTGGGACAAAGCCTCATCGGCATGCTGCAGCCGGCGGCGGGGGAGCGCATTCTGGATATCGGCTGCGGCACCGGCGACCTGGCCTGGGAGATTGCGAAGAGCGGAGCCCATGTCACGGGGATCGACAGCTCGGAAGCGATGATTGCACAGGCGGCAGCCAAATATCCGGCCCTGCAATTTCGCTGTGACGATGCGCAGACATTCCGGCTGCAGGCGGGGGAGGCGCCGTACGATGCCCTCTTCTCGAACGCGGCGCTGCACTGGATCCGCAGGCCGGCGGAGGCGGCCGAAGCCATGGCGCTGGCGCTGCGGCCCGGCGGAAGGCTCGTCGTGGAATTTGGGGGATGCGGCAATATTGCCGCCATCTACCGGGGAATCCGCACGGCGCTGGCGGCCGCGGGAATCGATGCGGAAGAACGGAATCCGTGGTATTTCCCGGGGATCGGCGAATATGCCTCGCTGCTGGAGGCGCAGGGCCTCAACGTCCGCACCGCGGAGCTCTATGATCGGCCGACGCCGCTTGGAGACGGGGAGCGGGGGCTGCGGAACTGGCTGGATGCCTTCGCGGGCATGTTCTTCTCGGGGCTGAGTGAGCCGCAGAAGGAGGCGGCCTATGCCCGGTGCGAGGAGGCCGTCCGGGAGGAGCTGTACCGCGGCGGGGAATATATCGCGGATTACCGCAGGCTGCGGATCACGGCGGTCAAACGGTAA
- a CDS encoding YbdD/YjiX family protein, which translates to MFERVKTVLQYRQQFLDLLVGVPNYETYVKHMQECHPELPVQTREEFFREAQDARYNAKGGKVSRCC; encoded by the coding sequence ATGTTTGAGCGCGTGAAGACCGTGCTCCAGTACCGGCAGCAGTTCCTGGATCTGCTCGTCGGCGTACCCAACTATGAAACGTATGTGAAGCATATGCAGGAATGCCACCCGGAGCTCCCCGTCCAGACGCGGGAGGAGTTCTTCCGGGAAGCCCAGGATGCCCGCTACAACGCCAAGGGAGGCAAAGTCTCCCGGTGCTGCTGA
- a CDS encoding response regulator transcription factor — protein MLGQTILLVEDDREIGEMIRKYLEKNEFRVVWSPNGGEAVALAARERPDLAILDVMLPDASGFEVCRELRGMTSAPILFLSCRKEEEDKINGLNLGGDDYITKPFSPNELVARVKANLRRPRLVAEGEPNGMKVQVGPIAIDRLSRTVTVEGRTVVLSRKEFDLLSFLALSPEKTFTHEELFREIWGQECFNDSRTIIVHISNLRKKIEPDPANPRYVINVHGVGYKFVRGISET, from the coding sequence ATGCTGGGACAAACGATACTGCTGGTCGAGGATGACCGTGAGATTGGTGAGATGATCCGTAAGTACCTGGAGAAGAACGAGTTTCGTGTGGTCTGGTCTCCGAACGGAGGCGAGGCGGTGGCCCTGGCCGCGCGGGAGCGCCCGGATCTGGCGATTCTGGATGTGATGCTCCCCGACGCAAGCGGGTTTGAGGTCTGCCGGGAGCTGCGGGGGATGACCTCCGCGCCCATTCTGTTCCTGAGCTGCAGGAAGGAGGAAGAGGATAAAATCAACGGACTCAACCTGGGAGGTGACGATTATATTACGAAGCCGTTCTCGCCGAACGAGCTGGTGGCCAGGGTCAAGGCCAATCTCAGGCGGCCCCGTCTGGTCGCGGAAGGAGAGCCGAACGGGATGAAGGTGCAGGTGGGTCCCATCGCCATCGACCGGCTCTCGAGAACGGTTACGGTGGAGGGGCGGACGGTCGTGCTCTCCCGCAAGGAATTCGATCTGCTGAGCTTCCTTGCCCTGAGTCCGGAGAAGACGTTCACGCACGAAGAGCTGTTCCGTGAAATCTGGGGACAGGAGTGCTTCAATGACTCCCGGACGATCATCGTACATATCAGCAACCTGCGCAAAAAGATCGAACCCGACCCCGCCAATCCCCGGTATGTCATCAATGTTCACGGAGTCGGCTACAAGTTCGTCCGCGGCA
- a CDS encoding sensor histidine kinase, with amino-acid sequence MFSRTLWPYGAVLIISMCLFALVLAGGLAVLRQDGPPAAARQGVLTLDNPEQLRRGVLLEGEWEMFWGELLTPDDLAAAAPPRQGRPVVLPGTWTGLPSPEGKLPGLGYATYRLRVLLPPGTDDSSLLAVRIPPVNSAYRLWVGGTPVASAGEVGTTREASVPQYTKATAMFHSRNAELDIVLQIANFSHAKGGLRQSIELGGVEAVHRSADLAAGFDALLIGSLLIMGLYHLGLFSARPQSWSMFYFGMFCLLFSLRITLLGEVLLVKVLPGLDGELQLTLEYLTAVLSLPLFTRFFSNSFPQESSERYTRLFTLLPGAYALLVIVLPPVLFTRTLILLQLLISFCAVYIITIAARAARRRRTGARFLLVSCLLFFATVISDMLYAHELAVSRDTLSAFGLLFFVFSQSVMLSVKLSRTYVQEEQLTAALTALNSGLHSKVLERTAELEAANGELVRKNEELSRLESSRRRLISNISHDLGTPLTTIRCYLEAIMDGMVDTDEERERYVRLIHGKVLGMDRLIEDLFQLSQLEAGRVVFKFRPVPVDRLAGLLFGRYELDTRNSGIAYDLTVKRTGDAAGRAEFAVVEADMERLHQVFGNLIFNAMSFMSRGGRIEVTVTEDGSEMRCSVRDNGRGIEPKDLPYVFERHYSGRASPGKTSGGLGLSISKEIVEAHGGRIWIEWSEPGQGTLIMFTIPVHESAAPVEAVK; translated from the coding sequence ATGTTCAGCAGGACCTTATGGCCATACGGTGCGGTCCTGATCATTTCCATGTGCCTCTTCGCACTCGTCCTGGCAGGGGGGCTGGCCGTTCTGCGGCAGGACGGGCCGCCCGCAGCGGCGCGGCAGGGAGTGCTTACCCTGGACAACCCGGAACAGCTCCGGCGGGGAGTCCTGCTGGAGGGAGAGTGGGAGATGTTCTGGGGCGAGCTGCTCACGCCGGACGATTTGGCCGCTGCGGCGCCTCCCCGGCAAGGCCGGCCCGTCGTGCTGCCCGGCACATGGACCGGCCTACCGTCTCCGGAGGGCAAACTGCCGGGCCTCGGCTATGCCACTTACCGGCTCCGGGTCCTGCTGCCGCCGGGAACCGATGACAGCTCGCTGCTTGCCGTAAGAATTCCGCCGGTGAACAGCGCCTACCGGCTCTGGGTCGGCGGCACGCCGGTCGCCTCGGCCGGAGAGGTGGGGACCACGAGGGAAGCCTCGGTTCCGCAGTATACGAAGGCGACGGCGATGTTTCATTCCCGGAATGCGGAGCTGGACATCGTGCTGCAGATCGCAAACTTCTCGCACGCCAAAGGCGGTCTCCGGCAGTCCATCGAGCTCGGAGGGGTGGAGGCCGTCCACCGCTCCGCAGATCTGGCGGCAGGGTTCGACGCCCTGCTGATCGGCTCCCTGCTGATCATGGGACTCTATCATCTCGGCCTGTTCAGCGCGAGGCCCCAGTCCTGGTCCATGTTCTACTTTGGCATGTTCTGTCTGCTCTTCTCGCTGAGAATCACCCTGCTCGGCGAGGTGCTGCTGGTCAAGGTGCTGCCGGGGCTCGACGGGGAGCTCCAGCTGACGCTCGAATATTTGACGGCTGTGCTGAGCCTCCCGCTGTTTACGCGTTTCTTCTCGAATTCGTTCCCGCAGGAGAGCTCGGAGCGGTATACGCGGCTGTTTACGCTCCTGCCCGGAGCCTACGCGCTGCTGGTCATCGTCCTGCCTCCCGTGCTGTTTACCCGGACCCTGATTCTGCTTCAGCTGCTGATCAGCTTCTGCGCCGTGTACATTATCACGATCGCCGCCCGGGCCGCCAGGCGAAGGAGAACGGGAGCGAGGTTCCTGCTGGTCTCCTGCCTGCTGTTCTTCGCGACGGTGATCAGCGACATGCTCTATGCCCACGAACTGGCGGTATCCCGGGATACGCTGTCCGCCTTCGGCCTGCTCTTCTTCGTCTTCTCGCAGTCCGTGATGCTGTCGGTGAAGCTCTCCCGCACCTATGTGCAGGAGGAGCAGCTGACTGCGGCGCTGACGGCCCTGAATTCCGGGCTGCACAGCAAGGTGCTGGAACGCACGGCCGAACTCGAGGCGGCGAACGGGGAGCTCGTGCGCAAGAATGAGGAGCTGTCCCGTCTCGAGAGCTCCCGAAGAAGGCTGATCAGCAATATCTCGCATGATCTGGGCACGCCGCTGACCACCATCCGCTGCTATCTGGAAGCCATCATGGACGGGATGGTCGATACCGATGAAGAGAGGGAGCGCTATGTCCGCCTGATTCACGGCAAGGTGCTCGGGATGGACCGGCTCATCGAAGATCTCTTCCAGCTCTCGCAGCTGGAGGCGGGACGGGTCGTCTTCAAGTTCAGGCCGGTTCCGGTGGACCGGCTCGCGGGCCTGCTGTTCGGCAGGTACGAGCTCGATACGAGAAACAGCGGGATCGCTTATGATCTGACGGTGAAACGGACGGGGGACGCAGCCGGACGGGCGGAGTTCGCGGTGGTGGAGGCGGATATGGAACGGCTGCACCAGGTGTTTGGCAACCTGATCTTCAATGCGATGAGCTTCATGTCGCGGGGCGGCCGCATCGAGGTGACCGTCACGGAAGACGGAAGCGAGATGCGCTGCAGTGTCAGAGACAACGGAAGGGGCATCGAACCGAAGGATCTGCCCTATGTGTTCGAGAGGCATTATTCCGGGCGCGCCTCCCCGGGCAAAACGAGCGGAGGACTCGGGCTGTCCATTTCCAAGGAAATCGTCGAGGCCCACGGGGGCAGGATCTGGATCGAGTGGTCCGAGCCGGGGCAGGGAACCCTGATTATGTTTACGATCCCGGTTCACGAATCGGCCGCGCCGGTTGAAGCAGTCAAGTAG